Proteins from a single region of Cydia strobilella chromosome 2, ilCydStro3.1, whole genome shotgun sequence:
- the LOC134750622 gene encoding uncharacterized protein LOC134750622 isoform X1 has translation MSKKKGTCKCPPHLQKFCKHQQHKRVEPIDVNDVIQALTYDEIQSKVNKPKTVNVPMKFKTKPFKPRHFKDTCVPMKPSMHTRLRYITHCPVEDYDGKARNIFMSRDFGSSSEEDVLASGQKQYKKKVRYYDLMPGDIHLPTPAPIVKHTDSDDFILDMGSPKTSGEVIRAQEAKVKPGELKPPLPAKSGHELFKPHSGIVINQDKSFVPDVVHIPGKLPIQTPMKLKPCHKKGVCKSKTCPRKKCRKYHAMKRRGAFRMLKRSGVQSRSRSRSLTSGATDGKPRAKGMSRHVKDDDSNCGLDEIPRPEHAFIPPNLKKGMLETHSLTVLPCTKEKTSIHYGILKGSFNMYDSKFGARSRGRQALTMSVMAYCLAFHYHPKQWTSKLIDSLVDSGDEWYLQCLGKVHDHSAIQGICEVMPYGKKQTLVLNGKKMQVLLGEPDVIGYTMSKDPTVYNLCRGLIAFFKDHRAGILLTRVLKVVIWKDKVCYYIFDPAGRDSRAYSNYANGSAALINVVDVRSVAEVLLSRSILDDQKYVLASLKVLRMVKETADDDFESDQELTQAEKAMLGYRIMNENCAIVNANMHLGERCFEEAKYRQAVPIAVVTMTYAKISPPNTWFSKTLDKILRLGNKLYHECVHPKVLIDLTIDNIPNVITLGPYSCEIIIYRERVKGQLFTPKECIFNIRSGLVDFFSHEYNSGILEFNNYYMAVWRQKEMFYLFDPYPRTIDGSRSFKSGRACCWMLLNPESMAQVLIKNWDYMPATTQFYIHAFKVLKLKKKQPKTALVCTLSDENIPGRKKIKRTVLHATKSRGDSREVIHDVMPSVSSVSVMRNRSKAAEPKMDEEQMGDIVSLVDSIQDDYVPPIPLKYKNMPPEAFEDRVVNLDSPTVSVTQVVPPWPAPRDKSHEAPEPDPSPEPTPPPTPPPPPIPEGGVEEEEPPVEEEEDEEAKKERIARQKAEEEEARRKAEELPPPLPPPPSPQPEPAEELHPLEIPLNEPAEVEAAAPPPGVDRRVLLTEDAHRRFKLRALRRKMTSPLTDATLPLTPSQELKQPSNFKSLPDNTEIIRGSSSISDNDALPFASVMAIVTSYKYLINSWTKGIVDFGIASGKQLHSSKKERFQTAPVHVIPKIGIGKQAYNANIDVVGEGATWGMEDILTRKFFPKHDRGIITTSTYSCAFFARNGLYYLYDGSPCNAMGLRDDKGKGAACLLRFRSLHDLVARIIYNKDGTTEDQQFIASAILVRLLLAQQRYKLPEDYDYEKMAPKSRKSKSTLAPAPKPSKRTSITIEEPKSKIKVGYSLCDGLYKIEGTTCLKDRSGSSNMKSCHFVSLMAMLMATMHPIRTWDHTMVDTCIEKGVEIYEKATNLAPCEKRIIKNVIVDGKFINVNIKKIIVINNNTDKKIEQYISAVARRLRYFLIHFPQCSLVVCHSDGYYHLFDPYESPKEEPHERTGVEPKPCGPFASWTLYRSQEALINRLRKTIAGKTVETPTFYTFELTSIKTAPRHSALNYRLSPLFKPDENPNSPYLKHRRIRPLVDEKMYWLNIESIPWSRMNPTSDLGFPRKTPRTLWKEWDIEFPGDLYSLWGSVHPLDNKFAENNRGKQYLATSVVAIVMSQACHLSAWTGSFLDGIVNAGDRYHKKCVEKIGTKENHELTVADLDGKFDDMFPYSFNAKFDNVIFGFVYNMLPDRFNLSKALDYFFESHELGLLVSPTKNLAFGRTGRSYFMFDCQSYGAPIFCPGQGASYMLKCESLNRLVYCMTLTLNIRRHGIQFHLFSVNISLTEKTK, from the exons atgaGCAAAAAGAAAGG TACTTGCAAATGTCCTCCTCATCTCCAGAAATTCTGCAAACACCAACAGCACAAGCGCGTCGAGCCCATTGACGTAAACGATGTTATCCAAGCACTTACCTACGATGAAATTCAAT cgaaagTCAACAAGCCGAAAACAGTTAATGTTCCaatgaaatttaaaactaaGCCGTTTAAACCGCGGCACTTCAAGGATACCTGCGTACCGATGAAACCTTCAATGCACACCAG ATTGCGCTACATAACCCACTGTCCCGTAGAAGATTATGACGGCAAGGCAAG AAATATTTTCATGAGCCGCGATTTCGGCTCCTCATCAGAGGAGGATGTCCTGGCGTCGGGGCAGAAGCAGTACAAGAAGAAAGTCCGGTATTACGACCTCATGCCGGGCGACATCCACCTGCCGACTCCGGCCCCCATCGTGAAACACACTGATTCCGATGATTTTATTCTtgat ATGGGAAGCCCTAAAACCAGTGGAGAGGTAATTCGAGCTCAAGAGGCTAAAGTGAAACCGGGGGAATTGAAGCCTCCTCTACCTGCTAAATCAGGACATGA actGTTTAAACCTCATAGCGGAATCGTAATCAACCAAGACAAATCGTTTGTCCCCGATGTTGTGCACATACCCGGAAAACTGCCaat tCAGACACCAATGAAACTGAAACCTTGTCATAAGAAAGG GGTGTGCAAGAGCAAGACGTGTCCCAGAAAGAAATGCCG CAAGTATCACGCCATGAAACGCCGAGGAGCTTTTAGAATGTTAAAAAG AAGCGGGGTTCAGTCTCGGTCCCGGTCCAGGTCGCTGACATCTGGGGCGACCGATGGTAAGCCCAGAGCGAAAGGAATGTCACGACATGTTAAAGACGACGATTCGAATTGCGGTCTTGATGAGATACCTAGACCAGAACAC GCATTTATACCACCTAATTTAAAAAAGGGAATGTTGGAAACCCATTCGTTGACGGTTTTGCCGTGCACTAAGGAGAAAACCAGTATACATTATGGCATATTAAAAGGATCCTTTAACATGTATGACAGCAAATTTG GGGCAAGATCTAGGGGAAGACAAGCACTAACAATGAGTGTGATGGCGTATTGCCTGGCGTTCCACTACCACCCGAAGCAATGGACTTCCAAATTGATTGACAGTCTCGTGGACTCCGGAGACGAATG gtatttacaaTGTTTGGGAAAAGTTCATGATCATTCAGCAATACAAGGCATTTGCGAAGTGATGCCTTATGGAAAGAAACAAACATTGGTCCTGAATGGCAAGAAAATGCAAGTATTGTTGGGTGAACCCGACGTAATCGGCTACACGATGTCCAAAGACCCAACCGTGTATAACCTATGTAGAGGGTTAATAGCGTTCTTTAAGGATCACAGAGCCGGGATTTTATTGACAAG GGTTTTAAAAGTAGTGATCTGGAAGGACAAAGTGTGCTATTACATATTTGACCCCGCTGGTAGAGACTCGCGAGCATATTCCAACTACGCGAACGGTAGCGCTGCTCTCATTAACGTTGTGGACGTAAGGTCTGTAGCCGAGGTGTTATTATCTCGTTCCATCTTAGACGATCAAAAATACGTACTGGCATCCCTAAAAGTATTGAGAATGGTTAAAGAAACAGCAGATGATGATTTCGAATCAGACCAAGAGCTTACTCAGGCTGAAAAAGCAATGCTGGGTTATAGAATAATGAATGAAAACTGCGCTATAGTCAATGCCAATATGCATCTCGGCGAACGGTGCTTCGAAGAAGCGAAATATCGGCAGGCCGTGCCGATAGCTGTCGTAACTATGACCTACGCCAAGATATCTCCTCCCAACACTTGGTTTTCAAAGACGCTAGATAAAATATTGCGTTTAGGTAATAAGTTGTACCATGAATGTGTACACCCTAAAGTCTTGATTGACTTGACTATTGATAACATTCCGAATGTGATTACGCTCGGCCCTTATTCTTGCGAGATCATCATTTACCGCGAGCGGGTTAAAGGGCAACTGTTTACGCCCAAAGAGTGCATATTTAATATCAGGTCTGGTTTGGTGGATTTCTTTAGTCACGAATACAACAGTGGTATACTGgagtttaataattattatatggcAGTCTGGCGACAGAAAGAAATGTTTTACTTGTTTGACCCTTACCCGCGCACTATCGACGGGTCGAGGTCCTTCAAATCGGGGCGAGCGTGCTGCTGGATGCTGCTCAACCCGGAGAGTATGGCGCAAGTGTTGATTAAAAACTGGGACTACATGCCGGCTACCACTCAGTTTTATATTCATGCCTTTAAAGTTTTGAAGCTGAAGAAGAAACAACCCAag ACAGCGCTGGTGTGTACTTTGAGTGACGAAAATATCCCCGGTCGAAAGAAAATTAAGCGAACGGTGCTACACGCCACGAAGTCCAGAGGGGATAGCAGGGAGGTCATCCACGACGTCATGCCTTCTGTCAGCTCTGTCTCCGTCATGAGAAACAGATCGAAGGCTGCCGAG CCTAAAATGGATGAAGAGCAAATGGGAGACATCGTGTCCTTGGTCGACAGTATACAAGATGACTATGTGCCCCCGATACCGTTGAAGTACAAGAATATGCCGCCAGAGGCGTTCGAGGATAGAGTCG TGAACCTGGACTCGCCGACGGTGTCGGTGACGCAGGTGGTGCCGCCGTGGCCGGCGCCGCGCGACAAGAGCCACGAGGCGCCGGAGCCCGACCCCAGCCCCGAGCCCACTCCGCcgcccacgccgccgccgcccccg ATCCCGGAAGGTGGCGTAGAAGAA GAGGAACCACCGGTGGAAGAGGAAGAAGACGAGGAGGCAAAGAAGGAGAGGATAGCGAGGCAGAAGGCGGAGGAGGAAGAGGCCCGCAGGAAGGCCGAGGAGCTCCCGCCGCCGCTGCCCCCGCCGCCGTCCCCGCAGCCCGAGCCCGCTGAAGAG CTGCATCCACTGGAAATCCCGTTGAACGAGCCCGCCGAGGTGGAggcggccgcgccgccgccgggcgtGGACCGGCGCGTGCTGCTCACCGAGGACGCGCACCGCCGCTTCAAGCTCCGCGCGCTCCGCAGAAAGATGACCTCCCCCCTCACCGACGCCACCCTTCCCCTCACACCCTCACAGGAACTCAAACAACCCAGCAACTTCAAATCACTCCCCGACAACACCGAAATCATTAGAGGCTCCTCATCCATCTCCGATAACGACGCCCTCCCCTTCGCCTCCGTCATGGCTATCGTCACTTCTTACAAATATCTAATCAACTCGTGGACGAAAGGCATTGTGGATTTCGGTATTGCATCTGGTAAACAGTTGCATTCGAGCAAGAAGGAACGATTCCAAACTGCCCCAGTGCACGTTATTCCGAAGATTGGAATTGGGAAACAG GCATACAATGCTAACATCGACGTAGTTGGCGAGGGGGCTACGTGGGGAATGGAGGACATTTTAACTCGGAAGTTCTTCCCGAAGCACGATCGCGGCATCATCACGACATCTACGTACAGCTGCGCCTTCTTCGCGAGAAACGGCCTTTATTACCTGTACGACGGCAGCCCCTGCAACGCCATGGGGCTCAGGGACGACAAGGGCAAAGGCGCGGCTTGCTTGTTGCGGTTTAGAAGTCTTCATGATCTTGTTGCCAG gATAATCTACAACAAGGATGGGACGACAGAAGATCAACAGTTCATAGCGAGCGCAATTCTAGTGCGTCTGCTGTTAGCGCAGCAGCGCTACAAGCTGCCGGAGGATTACGACTACGAAAAAATGGCGCCCAAATCGCGCAAATCCAAATCGACTCTTGCCCCTGCGCCGAAACCTTCAAAAAGAACCTCCATAACAATTGAAGAACCAAAGAGTAAAATTAAAGTTGGTTACTCCCTGTGTGACGGTCTCTACAAAATAGAAGGAACCACCTGCCTCAAAGATAGGTCGGGAAGTTCGAACATGAAGTCCTGTCATTTTGTGAGTCTAATGGCCATGTTAATGGCCACTATGCATCCTATCCGGACTTGGGATCACACGATGGTGGACACCTGCATAGAGAAAGGTGTAGAAATATATGAAAAAGCAACAAATTTAGCGCCATGCGAAAAAAGAATTATTAAAAACGTTATCGTGGATGGTAAATTCATCAATGtaaacataaagaaaataatagtcATAAACAACAATACAGATAAGAAAATAGAACAATATATAAGCGCCGTAGCACGACGACTTCGTTACTTCCTCATACATTTCCCGCAGTGCAGTTTGGTGGTGTGCCATTCCGACGGGTACTACCATTTGTTCGATCCGTACGAGTCTCCCAAGGAGGAACCTCATGAAAGGACTGGAGTCGAACCGAAGCCATGCGGGCCATTCGCCTCATGGACGCTGTACCGTTCTCAAGAAGCATTAATAAACAGATTGAGAAAAACAATTGCCGGTAAAACCGTAGAAACACCCACGTTTTACACTTTCGAATTGACATCAATAAAAACTGCTCCGCGACATTCAGCCCTCAACTACAGACTCAGTCCTCTGTTTAAGCCTGACGAGAACCCAAACTCACCATACTTAAAGCACAGGAGGATACGCCCTTTGGTAGACGAAAAAATGTACTGGCTTAATATCGAGTCCATACCCTGGTCACGAATGAATCCAACAAGCGACTTAGGATTCCCACGTAAAACGCCCCGCACTTTGTGGAAAGAATGGGATATTGAATTTCCTGGTGATTTATATTCACTATGGGGCTCCGTACACCCGCTCGATAACAAGTTTGCTGAGAATAATCGTGGTAAACAATATTTAGCCACTAGTGTGGTGGCCATAGTGATGTCGCAAGCTTGCCACCTCAGCGCGTGGACCGGCAGCTTCCTGGACGGCATCGTGAACGCCGGAGACAGGTATCACAAAAAATGTGTAGAAAAAATCGGAACAAAGGAAAATCATGAACTAACAGTTGCAGATTTGGATGGCAAATTTGATGACATGTTTCCGTATTCGTTTAACGCTAAATTCGATAATGTTATATTCGGTTTCGTGTACAACATGTTGCCAGATAGATTTAACCTGAGCAAAGCATTAGATTACTTCTTCGAAAGTCACGAGTTGGGTCTGTTAGTCAGCCCTACCAAAAATTTGGCATTTGGACGAACTGGcagatcttattttatgtttgatTGCCAAAGCTATGGGGCCCCTATCTTTTGTCCGGGACAAGGAGCATCGTACATGCTTAAATGTGAAAGCTTGAATAGACTCGTCTATTGTATGACATTGACACTAAATATAAGGAGACATGGAATACAATTCCACTTATTTAGCGTGAACATTTCACttacagaaaaaactaaatag
- the LOC134750622 gene encoding uncharacterized protein LOC134750622 isoform X2 has translation MKFKTKPFKPRHFKDTCVPMKPSMHTRLRYITHCPVEDYDGKARNIFMSRDFGSSSEEDVLASGQKQYKKKVRYYDLMPGDIHLPTPAPIVKHTDSDDFILDMGSPKTSGEVIRAQEAKVKPGELKPPLPAKSGHELFKPHSGIVINQDKSFVPDVVHIPGKLPIQTPMKLKPCHKKGVCKSKTCPRKKCRKYHAMKRRGAFRMLKRSGVQSRSRSRSLTSGATDGKPRAKGMSRHVKDDDSNCGLDEIPRPEHAFIPPNLKKGMLETHSLTVLPCTKEKTSIHYGILKGSFNMYDSKFGARSRGRQALTMSVMAYCLAFHYHPKQWTSKLIDSLVDSGDEWYLQCLGKVHDHSAIQGICEVMPYGKKQTLVLNGKKMQVLLGEPDVIGYTMSKDPTVYNLCRGLIAFFKDHRAGILLTRVLKVVIWKDKVCYYIFDPAGRDSRAYSNYANGSAALINVVDVRSVAEVLLSRSILDDQKYVLASLKVLRMVKETADDDFESDQELTQAEKAMLGYRIMNENCAIVNANMHLGERCFEEAKYRQAVPIAVVTMTYAKISPPNTWFSKTLDKILRLGNKLYHECVHPKVLIDLTIDNIPNVITLGPYSCEIIIYRERVKGQLFTPKECIFNIRSGLVDFFSHEYNSGILEFNNYYMAVWRQKEMFYLFDPYPRTIDGSRSFKSGRACCWMLLNPESMAQVLIKNWDYMPATTQFYIHAFKVLKLKKKQPKTALVCTLSDENIPGRKKIKRTVLHATKSRGDSREVIHDVMPSVSSVSVMRNRSKAAEPKMDEEQMGDIVSLVDSIQDDYVPPIPLKYKNMPPEAFEDRVVNLDSPTVSVTQVVPPWPAPRDKSHEAPEPDPSPEPTPPPTPPPPPIPEGGVEEEEPPVEEEEDEEAKKERIARQKAEEEEARRKAEELPPPLPPPPSPQPEPAEELHPLEIPLNEPAEVEAAAPPPGVDRRVLLTEDAHRRFKLRALRRKMTSPLTDATLPLTPSQELKQPSNFKSLPDNTEIIRGSSSISDNDALPFASVMAIVTSYKYLINSWTKGIVDFGIASGKQLHSSKKERFQTAPVHVIPKIGIGKQAYNANIDVVGEGATWGMEDILTRKFFPKHDRGIITTSTYSCAFFARNGLYYLYDGSPCNAMGLRDDKGKGAACLLRFRSLHDLVARIIYNKDGTTEDQQFIASAILVRLLLAQQRYKLPEDYDYEKMAPKSRKSKSTLAPAPKPSKRTSITIEEPKSKIKVGYSLCDGLYKIEGTTCLKDRSGSSNMKSCHFVSLMAMLMATMHPIRTWDHTMVDTCIEKGVEIYEKATNLAPCEKRIIKNVIVDGKFINVNIKKIIVINNNTDKKIEQYISAVARRLRYFLIHFPQCSLVVCHSDGYYHLFDPYESPKEEPHERTGVEPKPCGPFASWTLYRSQEALINRLRKTIAGKTVETPTFYTFELTSIKTAPRHSALNYRLSPLFKPDENPNSPYLKHRRIRPLVDEKMYWLNIESIPWSRMNPTSDLGFPRKTPRTLWKEWDIEFPGDLYSLWGSVHPLDNKFAENNRGKQYLATSVVAIVMSQACHLSAWTGSFLDGIVNAGDRYHKKCVEKIGTKENHELTVADLDGKFDDMFPYSFNAKFDNVIFGFVYNMLPDRFNLSKALDYFFESHELGLLVSPTKNLAFGRTGRSYFMFDCQSYGAPIFCPGQGASYMLKCESLNRLVYCMTLTLNIRRHGIQFHLFSVNISLTEKTK, from the exons atgaaatttaaaactaaGCCGTTTAAACCGCGGCACTTCAAGGATACCTGCGTACCGATGAAACCTTCAATGCACACCAG ATTGCGCTACATAACCCACTGTCCCGTAGAAGATTATGACGGCAAGGCAAG AAATATTTTCATGAGCCGCGATTTCGGCTCCTCATCAGAGGAGGATGTCCTGGCGTCGGGGCAGAAGCAGTACAAGAAGAAAGTCCGGTATTACGACCTCATGCCGGGCGACATCCACCTGCCGACTCCGGCCCCCATCGTGAAACACACTGATTCCGATGATTTTATTCTtgat ATGGGAAGCCCTAAAACCAGTGGAGAGGTAATTCGAGCTCAAGAGGCTAAAGTGAAACCGGGGGAATTGAAGCCTCCTCTACCTGCTAAATCAGGACATGA actGTTTAAACCTCATAGCGGAATCGTAATCAACCAAGACAAATCGTTTGTCCCCGATGTTGTGCACATACCCGGAAAACTGCCaat tCAGACACCAATGAAACTGAAACCTTGTCATAAGAAAGG GGTGTGCAAGAGCAAGACGTGTCCCAGAAAGAAATGCCG CAAGTATCACGCCATGAAACGCCGAGGAGCTTTTAGAATGTTAAAAAG AAGCGGGGTTCAGTCTCGGTCCCGGTCCAGGTCGCTGACATCTGGGGCGACCGATGGTAAGCCCAGAGCGAAAGGAATGTCACGACATGTTAAAGACGACGATTCGAATTGCGGTCTTGATGAGATACCTAGACCAGAACAC GCATTTATACCACCTAATTTAAAAAAGGGAATGTTGGAAACCCATTCGTTGACGGTTTTGCCGTGCACTAAGGAGAAAACCAGTATACATTATGGCATATTAAAAGGATCCTTTAACATGTATGACAGCAAATTTG GGGCAAGATCTAGGGGAAGACAAGCACTAACAATGAGTGTGATGGCGTATTGCCTGGCGTTCCACTACCACCCGAAGCAATGGACTTCCAAATTGATTGACAGTCTCGTGGACTCCGGAGACGAATG gtatttacaaTGTTTGGGAAAAGTTCATGATCATTCAGCAATACAAGGCATTTGCGAAGTGATGCCTTATGGAAAGAAACAAACATTGGTCCTGAATGGCAAGAAAATGCAAGTATTGTTGGGTGAACCCGACGTAATCGGCTACACGATGTCCAAAGACCCAACCGTGTATAACCTATGTAGAGGGTTAATAGCGTTCTTTAAGGATCACAGAGCCGGGATTTTATTGACAAG GGTTTTAAAAGTAGTGATCTGGAAGGACAAAGTGTGCTATTACATATTTGACCCCGCTGGTAGAGACTCGCGAGCATATTCCAACTACGCGAACGGTAGCGCTGCTCTCATTAACGTTGTGGACGTAAGGTCTGTAGCCGAGGTGTTATTATCTCGTTCCATCTTAGACGATCAAAAATACGTACTGGCATCCCTAAAAGTATTGAGAATGGTTAAAGAAACAGCAGATGATGATTTCGAATCAGACCAAGAGCTTACTCAGGCTGAAAAAGCAATGCTGGGTTATAGAATAATGAATGAAAACTGCGCTATAGTCAATGCCAATATGCATCTCGGCGAACGGTGCTTCGAAGAAGCGAAATATCGGCAGGCCGTGCCGATAGCTGTCGTAACTATGACCTACGCCAAGATATCTCCTCCCAACACTTGGTTTTCAAAGACGCTAGATAAAATATTGCGTTTAGGTAATAAGTTGTACCATGAATGTGTACACCCTAAAGTCTTGATTGACTTGACTATTGATAACATTCCGAATGTGATTACGCTCGGCCCTTATTCTTGCGAGATCATCATTTACCGCGAGCGGGTTAAAGGGCAACTGTTTACGCCCAAAGAGTGCATATTTAATATCAGGTCTGGTTTGGTGGATTTCTTTAGTCACGAATACAACAGTGGTATACTGgagtttaataattattatatggcAGTCTGGCGACAGAAAGAAATGTTTTACTTGTTTGACCCTTACCCGCGCACTATCGACGGGTCGAGGTCCTTCAAATCGGGGCGAGCGTGCTGCTGGATGCTGCTCAACCCGGAGAGTATGGCGCAAGTGTTGATTAAAAACTGGGACTACATGCCGGCTACCACTCAGTTTTATATTCATGCCTTTAAAGTTTTGAAGCTGAAGAAGAAACAACCCAag ACAGCGCTGGTGTGTACTTTGAGTGACGAAAATATCCCCGGTCGAAAGAAAATTAAGCGAACGGTGCTACACGCCACGAAGTCCAGAGGGGATAGCAGGGAGGTCATCCACGACGTCATGCCTTCTGTCAGCTCTGTCTCCGTCATGAGAAACAGATCGAAGGCTGCCGAG CCTAAAATGGATGAAGAGCAAATGGGAGACATCGTGTCCTTGGTCGACAGTATACAAGATGACTATGTGCCCCCGATACCGTTGAAGTACAAGAATATGCCGCCAGAGGCGTTCGAGGATAGAGTCG TGAACCTGGACTCGCCGACGGTGTCGGTGACGCAGGTGGTGCCGCCGTGGCCGGCGCCGCGCGACAAGAGCCACGAGGCGCCGGAGCCCGACCCCAGCCCCGAGCCCACTCCGCcgcccacgccgccgccgcccccg ATCCCGGAAGGTGGCGTAGAAGAA GAGGAACCACCGGTGGAAGAGGAAGAAGACGAGGAGGCAAAGAAGGAGAGGATAGCGAGGCAGAAGGCGGAGGAGGAAGAGGCCCGCAGGAAGGCCGAGGAGCTCCCGCCGCCGCTGCCCCCGCCGCCGTCCCCGCAGCCCGAGCCCGCTGAAGAG CTGCATCCACTGGAAATCCCGTTGAACGAGCCCGCCGAGGTGGAggcggccgcgccgccgccgggcgtGGACCGGCGCGTGCTGCTCACCGAGGACGCGCACCGCCGCTTCAAGCTCCGCGCGCTCCGCAGAAAGATGACCTCCCCCCTCACCGACGCCACCCTTCCCCTCACACCCTCACAGGAACTCAAACAACCCAGCAACTTCAAATCACTCCCCGACAACACCGAAATCATTAGAGGCTCCTCATCCATCTCCGATAACGACGCCCTCCCCTTCGCCTCCGTCATGGCTATCGTCACTTCTTACAAATATCTAATCAACTCGTGGACGAAAGGCATTGTGGATTTCGGTATTGCATCTGGTAAACAGTTGCATTCGAGCAAGAAGGAACGATTCCAAACTGCCCCAGTGCACGTTATTCCGAAGATTGGAATTGGGAAACAG GCATACAATGCTAACATCGACGTAGTTGGCGAGGGGGCTACGTGGGGAATGGAGGACATTTTAACTCGGAAGTTCTTCCCGAAGCACGATCGCGGCATCATCACGACATCTACGTACAGCTGCGCCTTCTTCGCGAGAAACGGCCTTTATTACCTGTACGACGGCAGCCCCTGCAACGCCATGGGGCTCAGGGACGACAAGGGCAAAGGCGCGGCTTGCTTGTTGCGGTTTAGAAGTCTTCATGATCTTGTTGCCAG gATAATCTACAACAAGGATGGGACGACAGAAGATCAACAGTTCATAGCGAGCGCAATTCTAGTGCGTCTGCTGTTAGCGCAGCAGCGCTACAAGCTGCCGGAGGATTACGACTACGAAAAAATGGCGCCCAAATCGCGCAAATCCAAATCGACTCTTGCCCCTGCGCCGAAACCTTCAAAAAGAACCTCCATAACAATTGAAGAACCAAAGAGTAAAATTAAAGTTGGTTACTCCCTGTGTGACGGTCTCTACAAAATAGAAGGAACCACCTGCCTCAAAGATAGGTCGGGAAGTTCGAACATGAAGTCCTGTCATTTTGTGAGTCTAATGGCCATGTTAATGGCCACTATGCATCCTATCCGGACTTGGGATCACACGATGGTGGACACCTGCATAGAGAAAGGTGTAGAAATATATGAAAAAGCAACAAATTTAGCGCCATGCGAAAAAAGAATTATTAAAAACGTTATCGTGGATGGTAAATTCATCAATGtaaacataaagaaaataatagtcATAAACAACAATACAGATAAGAAAATAGAACAATATATAAGCGCCGTAGCACGACGACTTCGTTACTTCCTCATACATTTCCCGCAGTGCAGTTTGGTGGTGTGCCATTCCGACGGGTACTACCATTTGTTCGATCCGTACGAGTCTCCCAAGGAGGAACCTCATGAAAGGACTGGAGTCGAACCGAAGCCATGCGGGCCATTCGCCTCATGGACGCTGTACCGTTCTCAAGAAGCATTAATAAACAGATTGAGAAAAACAATTGCCGGTAAAACCGTAGAAACACCCACGTTTTACACTTTCGAATTGACATCAATAAAAACTGCTCCGCGACATTCAGCCCTCAACTACAGACTCAGTCCTCTGTTTAAGCCTGACGAGAACCCAAACTCACCATACTTAAAGCACAGGAGGATACGCCCTTTGGTAGACGAAAAAATGTACTGGCTTAATATCGAGTCCATACCCTGGTCACGAATGAATCCAACAAGCGACTTAGGATTCCCACGTAAAACGCCCCGCACTTTGTGGAAAGAATGGGATATTGAATTTCCTGGTGATTTATATTCACTATGGGGCTCCGTACACCCGCTCGATAACAAGTTTGCTGAGAATAATCGTGGTAAACAATATTTAGCCACTAGTGTGGTGGCCATAGTGATGTCGCAAGCTTGCCACCTCAGCGCGTGGACCGGCAGCTTCCTGGACGGCATCGTGAACGCCGGAGACAGGTATCACAAAAAATGTGTAGAAAAAATCGGAACAAAGGAAAATCATGAACTAACAGTTGCAGATTTGGATGGCAAATTTGATGACATGTTTCCGTATTCGTTTAACGCTAAATTCGATAATGTTATATTCGGTTTCGTGTACAACATGTTGCCAGATAGATTTAACCTGAGCAAAGCATTAGATTACTTCTTCGAAAGTCACGAGTTGGGTCTGTTAGTCAGCCCTACCAAAAATTTGGCATTTGGACGAACTGGcagatcttattttatgtttgatTGCCAAAGCTATGGGGCCCCTATCTTTTGTCCGGGACAAGGAGCATCGTACATGCTTAAATGTGAAAGCTTGAATAGACTCGTCTATTGTATGACATTGACACTAAATATAAGGAGACATGGAATACAATTCCACTTATTTAGCGTGAACATTTCACttacagaaaaaactaaatag
- the LOC134751351 gene encoding E3 ubiquitin-protein ligase RNF181-like has product MAGYFEEMGWRELGEGEEPNHLLHMARFLVDFGLYEDNFTGEWPRLPPPAAKEAVDNLPEITKDDSTKDCPICLKKFNPGKKLKQMPCKHIFHSTCILTWLAKTNSCPFCRFELPTDHTGYEAFKKEKKRAEQRKEDLDTLHNSMFS; this is encoded by the exons ATGGCAGGTTACTTCGAAGAAATGGGATGGAGAGAGTTAGGAGAAGGAGAGGAACCAAATCACCTACTGCATATGGCAAGATTCCTCGTAGACTTTGGGCTATATGAGGACAATTTCACTGGAGAGTGGCCGAG ACTTCCTCCACCAGCTGCAAAGGAAGCTGTGGACAACCTGCCAGAAATTACAAAAGATGATTCTACAAAGGATTGTCCGATATGCTTAAAGAAGTTTAATCCGGGAAAGAAGTTGAAACAAATGccatgtaaacatattttccaCAGTACTTGCATTTTGACCTGGCTagctaaa ACAAATTCATGTCCATTTTGCCGATTTGAGCTACCTACAGACCACACCGGATATGAagcatttaaaaaagaaaaaaagagagCAGAGCAGCGAAAAGAAGACCTTGACACTCTTCATAACTCAATGTTTAGTTGA